In Rhopalosiphum padi isolate XX-2018 chromosome 3, ASM2088224v1, whole genome shotgun sequence, the genomic stretch ACTGGTGCCCACCGACCAACCGTCGTCGGCGTTTCTCTGTGAATTCCACGCAAGTCGGACCCGTCGCATCCGACACGATGTCGCGCCGACCGCTTTTTGCGGTGCCGTCGTTCGCGGCAGCAACGGCGTTGCTGTTGATAGGTCTGTGTACGGTTTCGTTCGCCCACTCTTCGAGGCAACAGATCCAAGACGGATCGATCGGCGATGACACGACCGGCCACCATGGCCGGTGCGAGCCCATCACCATACCGTTTTGCATGGGCATAGCGTACAACGAAACGATCATGCCCAACTTGTTGGGCCAACAGCGTCAAGACGAAGCGGGCTTCGAAGTGCAGCAGTACTATCCGCTGGTGAAAATCCAGTGTTCGCATGATTTGCAATTCTTTTTGTGCAGTGTTTTCGTTCCCGTCTGCACTATTATCGAAAGACCTATCCCACCGTGTCGATCACTGTGCGTGTCAGCTCGTAATGGTTGTGAATCGATCATGAATCGTTTTCAAATCGAATGGCCCGATAATCTGGAATGTTCAAAGTTCCCTGAAAACGGGCAACTCTGCGTTGGTGAGAATAACGTAACAAACACTTCGCCGACACCGCAGACTGGCTTAATAGAACAAAACGGAAAAGATTTATCAGCGCCAGGTTCTAGACACTTTTCAGGAGACCAAGGATATTCAAACAATCCCAATAGCTTTGACATTGGATTCGTTTGCCCACAACAATTTCGAATTGAGTctaacagtaataaaaaaagatcTGATAGAAATAATCAAGTTTATACATTAAAAGTTGGCAATAAAGTAGTAAAGGATTGTGGTGTACCGTGTGATGCATTTTGGAGTCAAGATCAAATGCGCAAAGCTAGATCATGGGTGGCTTTGTGGTCTGTATTGTGTGCTATATCCTGTTTATTTACATCTTTAACATTTGCCATCGACACTCACCGTTTTCGATATCCAGAACGACCAATAATATTCTTGTCTTTATGTTATCTGATGGTTTCCATATCTTATCTGATTGGATATTTATCAGGAAACAACATTGCGTGCAACAAGCAAAATTTAATTACTCAAGGTACAGATGATAATGAATGGTGCACTGTACTATTTATGGTGTCGTATTTCTTTAGTACCGCATCTTCTGTATGGTGGGTTGTATTGACATTGACATGGTTCCTGGCTGCGGGACTTAAATGGGGACATGAAGCTATTGAAGCAAATTCTCATTATTTCCACTTGGCGGCATGGACAGTTCCTGCTGCTAAAACAATTACAGTACTGGCTATGGGAAAAATTGAGGGTAAgaaaatatatcgtataatataataatatatttagtatgaaTTATTACTTAGGTATCTATTAATTGGTATGCACAAACCTAGTGtaaatcatgaaaataatatctctgttattttttaaagtccttgatcaatatgaaatattaaataataatatttttgtatagatagACAGGGAATCATTACATTGTAGTGTTTTGTATTTACATGatcataaatttatactaaaaaatcaaaGACAGCCTTTACATTAgacgtattataaatgtataaactatgtaatatatttatacctctATTTGTACACATACTGtgattcttatattttaataataattataaatacaatttcatagttatttaaatattgattatttatatttaaattacctattataacaattgtttttaattaatctaataaGTAAAAGCACTAACATACAAATTTTCTGGCCGTTAAATgctatatttatctaattatttatgaaattggttgaaaaaaatgattattttttgtttaaacattttaggtGATGTGTTAACTGGTATCTGTTCAATGGCTGTTTGGAGTGATGATACTGCTGTGAGAGATATGGTGCTGATTCCTTTAGTAGTATACTTGATCTTGGGTACAGCATTTTGGATGGCTGGATTTGTTTCTTTATGCCGCATTCGAAAAGTAATGAAACATGATGGCACCCGAGGCACTGACAAATTGGAAAAATTGATGATAAGAATTGGGGTCTTTAGTGTTTTATACACAGTACCTGCTGTGGCTCAAATCTTATGCTTAGTTTATGAACATGTCAATCTCAGTTCATGGATTATTAGTTGGCATTCTACTCTTTGTCAAGATCCAAAGTATGCTCTACCATGTCCTTCTCAACCCAGTGATCCAGGAAGAAAACCTAGCTTTGAGGTGTTTATagctaaatattttgtttcattattaGTTGGTCTAACATCGAGTGTTTGGATTTGGTCTGGTAAAACTCTAAATAGTTGGCAAAAATTTTTGGCACGAATTCGACCTAATTCAGGTAAATCTGAAGCGTATGTTTAATTAAGTTTAAGATTTGGTTTATTAATGTATCatcaacatttgttttttaattgagatttcatacaaattaatatattttactccaaCCACAGGACATATATTAATTAGGGATGATTTGATACTACTTTTTGACTATCCAATTATATTAGCTTAAGTCCGACTTTCAATGTACATATTAGTTATCAAAATTTGACCACCccttaattgataaataattaacatcactAAATgtcatgtatataattatacattcagtggtaattaaatgtatatttatgtacatataaaataataataatcattatttaggcttgtttaacaatttattattactaagtagTAACAATAATCCTTGTttcttagaaatataataatcattgaagTTACgctagaattatatatttttttaaattttatacaccACAATTTCTACtactattaattatgtaattttatgattttctaataatatgttacacatatatatatatatatatatatgtgtgtgtgtgtgtgtatttttattttatcagtgtTGGCTTAGCTATATtggtattaacattaattattacaggtatttataatataacaatttattttttgagtatAATTTGACATAAAGACCTAGGACTGGAGCCACACTGGTTTCTTCAAGACTACTTTAATTATCTAAAAcaactataaaactatattgttaCCAAATTCTGTCCTTTGAACAAacttattaagtaatttttacataaatatttattcaatgttaATATCAagaaccaataaaataaaacatctgACGATTTGTTTTTctgttaaaactattataaacatttctttGTTATACAACTgccataattttaacattaagcTCATAAGACATTATtccaaagtttaatttttatgcccttaatattaattaaactaaaacctTATTTGAATCttcatatttatatgttttgttacaattattattgtgtttattcattttaagtataaaacataGTTGTTATGATTAACTATTACTCTCGCAATACTATATgaacttaaatcaaaataatctttatatttatatctttactGTCTacactaattattttgttaaatgtacAATTCTCGTAGATTCTCGGTAACTTGAATGttaacatataaattttaaataattgtaatttttagaaAGGACATTGATGGcaatcgttttaaaatattattcacgtagttttttttttcaaatttcaaattatcgagaatatacaatttattaacataatctttattttatatttataatcatatatatattagttactATTGACTGCAATTAATATGGtatttaattcttatatttatgtatttagatAAGACTAAgcaatttttatatcaatattaaaaaaactgtgttgaaatgatatattttatactttttgtatgaaattacaatttttgcaaAATAAATGGAATACATTTTCGtacaaagaaaaattatatttttatattatatctcctTCCTTAATATTACCTTTAtagagttataaaaataattttttcaataatcaacATTACAAATTACGCAGTTTGctgattattatacacatatgtgAAGTTGGCCCACTCATTTTGGTATATCGACTCTAAATTTTCACCAATATTTTTgcgatatattgttttttagttaaaaataaaaacaatttcttattttaatagcCAAGCTTAGAAGTTTAATTCAAGGTTAATAAATTGTTCTAACAGGAACTTAAAAATCTCAAAAGCACAAATTAGTTATGCTATTATGTACTAgataatgcaaaataaaattataatacatatttagagATGTAGGAAACAGAATTTTTTCTGTAGGTACACAAAAATTTATCATTCAAAATGAACACATCCAATACAATGACCTAATTAATGACGAGATTAACTCGACAccttctatagttctatacaaTAGAGCGATTTCccctttttttgttatttgtaatttgtatataaaataaaatacaaagtgTATGTAGTACTGtacattaatgtataaaaaaaaaggtagcttctattaaatatttatatgatttcttTTACTAGGTATGAAGGTTTGgactaaaattgtaaatatttaatattaatgtatttatgcgtgtagttattttgttataacaaaAAAGTTTTCCAGTTAAAAGTACCAAATTGTatactgaaaatttaaataaaaaataggtataataatttttattctttagagGCAGAGCTGAGGAAATATTTCTACAGTTCTCAAATTATTTtgcgaattattattttataatatatatcttcgtatatatgtatttttactaattatttctgaaaatataaacaaatccaAGTTGAGGGGGCTAGAGAAACTTTCGCATTTTTCGCAAATAAGAAGTTGTGCTAATGGAtgcgttaaaattaaaaagttctaatagttaaaataaagtcCAAAAAAAGGTGAAGCTGCTCCAACAGCATAACTTTACATTATATACTTTGTTCTGCGGGGAAAAATTTTGAGATCGTTTTATTTGACTTTATTTTCACCGGTAAGGTTTTTTAAGTTTGGTGCAATACGTAGGTACTTTTCCCTAGTCCCTACCACTTGTATTTgttcacatttatttttgaaaatattatatagtatgcaaTTTGTATGATAAAAACATCCAAAACATCCTTATACAAATTTTCAGTATGGGATGTGTCTATGATAGTGAACTCTTGACTTTTCAGCGAAAGACTTTCTTACCGGAATACGttttgtattacaaaaaaataatcaaaatcgtTAGTGGAAACATGTCCGTCAAGTTGGCACTCCCAACTTTGTCCGGTCAATTCAAAAGATATGtcgatatattgtatataataaattgcaaaTTGAATTCTATAacttgcaaattattttttttcatagatataGTGATATAGGTtgctaaaaatttattttcggaTATTATGAAGTTATACTTGTATTGCATaggcataaaaatatttaattaattttatgtttttttttcgatttcatttagttaattttcgtattaataattatataagtagccAGGTAGGTATAGTTAAGTTGTAGCCAAGCTATGGACAGGACTGTAGGAGACAATAAATGAAGTCCATATCATGATGTTATAAAAActccaattaaaaatatttaataattatgtacagatgtagtcattactcattaaaaaaaattaaatctaggaAAAAAGACTACAGGTAAATAACACGAAAATAAACGACTATATTATtcctagatattttattatagattttaattataaggttttgaatgtattattcgtaaaaatataattaaataatgtaaatatattttaatagtcgagttgcttaatattaacaatagaaGCATTTAGTTTTTATGTGACGATTGACATTTGACgtcatacctattatacattgtaatagcagtaattactaattaatcaaGTGGGGAAAGAAACATATCAAATGTTTTAACAGCTATACCATAAACCcactgtatatactataatgataGTATTTATTTGTGGTTGTGTTAGGATATCCGTACTTATTTTACTGGATTTACTTTTTCTCACGCACCATAGCGTAAATCAATATGCAGATGGATAGacgttattatataaacgtttcTACAGTTCCTcctaagatatttttaatttaaaatatgatcggTTGCCAAGCCGATTCCAATACTAGTAAAGCCAATTCATGTTAATTACGTACCACATAACTACCAAAGATTGGCACAGAAAACGATTCTCATTATTTCACTTTTGTGAGGAGGCTTGGGAAATGCGCAATTGCGGTAGACGGATTTATAGAATGACCTGTATATACATTGTGTGTTGGATTTGTAAAAAATCCTcgaaattaagatttaaaaaaaactttatttgttttaagtatttttcataaccaaaaataatttttggtaagATAAAATTTGTTTCTATTGTAGATCAGTACAGAGTATCAACACCTTTTTTTTCACCGCGAATcgaattagaaaatattaaggcTGATTTTCAAATTGATATTTATGTCCTTCGTCGTaattcaaatgtaatattataatgttatattagtcaacatttaaaaatatcaaaatatgatgATAAGCTAGGTGCtttgagaatttttaaaattattcgatgattgtaaataatcattaattaaattgatttaagtttctatacataattatcaaataggtaatagtaaaaaaaaaactttaaactgCACAACTGCTCAAATATACTGAAAAAGTGAGAAACGAAAAaacttgatttatttaattattaaattattcacaaTTGACGGgtaatcttttaaattataaaagccTGTTCgtgttttgacattttttaatattggctagtataacatcatattaaatcattgaatttGGATGTCGGTCGACTCTGTCGTGCAAATTGGTGGGTGTGGGCGTTCTTTTCATGTCACCTGCAACGGTAACgcgtacgttataataataataattgtcctcacgccaataaaataacaatacgaGTACAATGCCATACGGAAATTTGTGTTTTTTCGTACACAATATTTCCCGGACgcgatatgataatatgtatattaaacacaTTACAGTGTCtacatattaggtattatattatcatcgtatcgtcataataaattattatgcatacgCTTGCAGCaaacattgatttattatacacCGACGACAGGAAGGATTTCTTCTCAGTCGAGTTCTCCATCCGTCTTGTACAGCGGCGCAAGGAACAGTGTAGTTTACCGTTCACGTCGACCAGTTCGCAGACGCGTTTATCGTAATTCGAGTGGGCGATCGTTTTTCGCCCGATTCGCGACACACAAGCAAGTACGCCTCGACCCCCAGCGAACACATTATTATCGTGTCGAACACTATAGCTTGGCGGTTTTCCGACAGATCGTGTACGAGTATGTGTCTGGGACCTGGGTACGACACGCGCGGAATGATAATATTGCAGAAAGTGCTATATGCGGTAGCAAACCACGGCGACAAAACGGAACGTTTTCTGGAAATATTGACATCGACGTTTGTGTAAACATATTTTAGGTAGTTCGAACGAaaagtatttttctatttttatttacatactgCATACTACTGAGTTAAATGGCGAAGCCACGGTTAGAAAACTATAACGGGTCAGCCGGGTCAGGCAATTTCAATAAGGGGTCACTTACCTATTGTTAAGGCTAAAACTGCAATAGAAATATATCACGTCATATTGTtaccatatatttaattatttaaattcgtttCATAATAATCATTGAAAACCAGATTTAACATTAAcattaacattaacatttattttatttattcttatggattgaaattatagttaaaatatataatataaataatataatttataaaagttattttataataacattgtgtacaattatttataattataacagttttcttatttttttcatttgtgcAAAGGTTTCAATGACTctgtcaaaattaattttttcagctatacattattcaatattaagtaTCGCAAAGCTTGATAATTTCTCTTCAGTTTTAGTGGAGCGAAGGAACgtctaattatagtaattaatttaagctgACTATAACTTCTTTTAGCCGTAGCACTACTCACAGGCTGCAGTGTATAAAAGTTGTACATAGAGTAGCTAAATTCGGGTAGGGCGAAAtcgtattttaattagtaattataaatttcaaaacatcATTTGTTGAAATATCTGTATAGtccttatttaaataataataaacagaagAAGATGATTCATATTCTGAGATGAGATAATTTTGATCAATATCAATTTGGTAAATGAGTTTTTTAAGTTCATTAAAACATTCATAAatgaatcatttaaaatataaacactgtTTGTACAATGAGTTTATTTTGTacaagataattattaattaataatgatacagGTGATTTGATGGGCGTGAGCGGggaaaatgttatgttttaataagCGAATCCTTTGGACGATCTGTCgtttaaaacgtatatattgTGTCCGTTTTACGTTATtgcataaattgtttattattttttactgaatGTTTTTTCCGAAAGATAAACTCTCAgagcattatatttttaacgttgTGGTGATTTGTGATCAGTAGGCTGTTAAGTTTGCTGACCGTGTCTTTCCAGGATCTTAATCGAATTGTTATCATGTTGTTGGTTATGGACCATTATCATCGCTATAATCGTAAAGGTgcaaatcaaaattttgaatgAAACACGCTCCAAACGTAACGCTTGCATCGCCGTGTACAGTAATAAAAAcgaagacataataatattaataggtaataaaagattttataaaaatgttgattttaaatttaatttgttttttatttgtaagttctaaatagtacctatttgtaaataaatgtgtgtaaaacatataacatttttagaatttaacatTCGAGAAGGTAATTACATATTGTAATGGCGCTTTATGCGGGCAATGCATGTAAATGCACTTCCGGCTCTAGATGACTCAATATGCCCTGGTCTTGACACAAGACCACACGACAAATGAGGACGTCTGGCTAACAATTTTCGAATCATGTTATAACCACGTCGGAAAtcgactaaaaattatttttcaaaaatattatgaataaaaaaaatcctaataatattataatattattattatagtccataatataggtaccaatttataaattattaatcaaaaaaataaaaactcgtgACAGTAGTTTCAATATCTTTTTAATTTggtcatacataaataataataataaaaaaaaataaaaaagtagaaaatgTCAAACAGCTCGTTTGCGTTTCAGGTAGCTCGTTTGTAAACTACTTATTACTTTTCCAAACGGCTGGCTGTTTTTCAAGATTATTACAGATAAGCTAACAGCAGTTAGTCcttttaaaaactacaattattttatagtaattgtattgtaatttattacttgaacgtcttgaataaaaaaaaaagaataaaataattattatatgtaaacttaagttgtacgtatattattgtacagtttttgactattatattactgactaattttatttatttatataaaacatataactaATGTCACTAAATAACTAATAGAAAAGAAACTTTATgcctataggtatttataaatacactaatatttatttattgttaaatgctTTTATTTCGACGCATTTTGAGCTACAGATTATTTTTCCGACAAGCACATCTTTATGTTTCGCACGATGTTTTTCAaaagcattttttataaataaaattaataatataatagtaaaaaactgTACATTAGTATACaacttaatcaaataaatataatattcggtataaattgtcattttttcctagtatattttttttgtttttccagctactttgaaaaatacttttttttctattataatgacGTGTCTTTAGAGTTTTagactaaaacaataaataaaacatttaaattcaatgcATGCATCTTCCCACTCAGAAATCtttgtattacataaatatttactagaattcaactataacttataaatattagccACTGATCCGGTTTGGTCACTCGTCAATGTCTACTGCAGACGGCTGAAGTTGGTACAGTTCCCCCTCGAATACGTAGCATTTACTAGTCATCATAATAAGTTCACAAGAAGATtcttgtatcatataatatattgtgtataatttggGGATTGTGTATTCaaataaaagaaagaaaaatattttttttattttatgacatgCATAAATTGGTTACTATATGTA encodes the following:
- the LOC132924435 gene encoding frizzled-2-like, producing the protein MSRRPLFAVPSFAAATALLLIGLCTVSFAHSSRQQIQDGSIGDDTTGHHGRCEPITIPFCMGIAYNETIMPNLLGQQRQDEAGFEVQQYYPLVKIQCSHDLQFFLCSVFVPVCTIIERPIPPCRSLCVSARNGCESIMNRFQIEWPDNLECSKFPENGQLCVGENNVTNTSPTPQTGLIEQNGKDLSAPGSRHFSGDQGYSNNPNSFDIGFVCPQQFRIESNSNKKRSDRNNQVYTLKVGNKVVKDCGVPCDAFWSQDQMRKARSWVALWSVLCAISCLFTSLTFAIDTHRFRYPERPIIFLSLCYLMVSISYLIGYLSGNNIACNKQNLITQGTDDNEWCTVLFMVSYFFSTASSVWWVVLTLTWFLAAGLKWGHEAIEANSHYFHLAAWTVPAAKTITVLAMGKIEGDVLTGICSMAVWSDDTAVRDMVLIPLVVYLILGTAFWMAGFVSLCRIRKVMKHDGTRGTDKLEKLMIRIGVFSVLYTVPAVAQILCLVYEHVNLSSWIISWHSTLCQDPKYALPCPSQPSDPGRKPSFEVFIAKYFVSLLVGLTSSVWIWSGKTLNSWQKFLARIRPNSGKSEAYV